The following are from one region of the Methanoculleus caldifontis genome:
- a CDS encoding ABC transporter permease yields MNGALYDPIGGLATVALALLPVALVILLSRTRRLGLEREIAFAVARGIVQLMLVALVIVAVFESESLLLAVLVLVGMMGVAALISARRAEGIGHPHRITFPAIAAGSSAALLILIALGVIPLILEFIIPIGSMAVGAAMIACSLALNRFTAGLAANRLRIETALSLGASVDEALAPVTRESVRASLIPSIDRLKALGLVVLPGSMAGMIIGGADPVWAAEYQLVIMFMIFSAEFFTSVTATSLALAEYPLPEDGD; encoded by the coding sequence ATGAACGGCGCCCTCTACGATCCCATCGGAGGTCTCGCGACCGTCGCCCTCGCCCTGCTGCCGGTCGCCCTCGTCATCCTGCTCTCGCGCACACGACGCCTCGGCCTCGAGCGCGAGATCGCGTTTGCCGTCGCACGCGGCATCGTCCAGCTGATGCTCGTCGCCCTGGTGATCGTGGCGGTATTTGAGTCCGAAAGCCTGCTCCTCGCCGTTCTGGTGCTCGTGGGGATGATGGGGGTCGCCGCGCTCATCTCCGCGCGAAGGGCAGAGGGGATCGGCCACCCGCACCGGATCACCTTCCCGGCGATCGCCGCAGGCTCGTCTGCCGCGCTGCTGATCCTCATCGCTCTCGGCGTCATCCCGCTCATCCTCGAGTTCATCATCCCGATCGGAAGCATGGCCGTCGGCGCCGCGATGATCGCCTGCTCCCTCGCCCTCAACCGGTTCACGGCCGGGCTCGCCGCGAACCGGCTCCGCATCGAGACCGCGCTCTCCCTCGGCGCGTCCGTGGACGAGGCGCTTGCCCCCGTCACCCGCGAGAGCGTGAGAGCCTCGCTCATCCCTTCCATCGACCGGCTGAAAGCGCTCGGTCTCGTCGTCCTCCCCGGTTCGATGGCAGGCATGATCATCGGGGGCGCCGACCCTGTCTGGGCTGCGGAGTACCAGCTCGTGATCATGTTCATGATCTTCTCCGCGGAGTTTTTCACCTCGGTCACCGCGACATCGCTCGCCCTCGCGGAGTACCCGCTCCCGGAGGACGGCGATTAG
- a CDS encoding ABC transporter ATP-binding protein has product MSPGTPCPALRVTDLTKRFGERTVFESVTFSVAEGECLAVTGPSGSGKSVLLKCLNRLVEPSEGRIEVFCTDTAGCDPVEVRRRVCLVLQTTVLFEGTVAENLAYPFAFRANRDLPRPDFGELLASVGLPASILYRDGGTLSGGEAQRVAIARALALRPAILLLDEPTSALDRAAAEVVEETIRRLNREGQTILFVTHDMRQARTLAGRILVLADGRLVEAA; this is encoded by the coding sequence ATGAGCCCCGGCACTCCCTGTCCCGCCCTCCGCGTCACCGATCTCACAAAAAGATTCGGGGAGCGGACGGTCTTTGAGTCCGTGACCTTCTCGGTCGCGGAGGGGGAGTGCCTCGCCGTCACCGGCCCGTCCGGTTCGGGGAAGTCCGTCCTCCTGAAGTGCCTCAACCGGCTCGTCGAGCCATCGGAGGGGAGGATCGAGGTCTTCTGCACCGATACCGCCGGCTGCGACCCGGTCGAGGTCCGGCGACGGGTCTGCCTGGTCCTCCAGACCACTGTCCTCTTCGAGGGGACGGTCGCGGAGAACCTCGCCTACCCGTTCGCCTTCCGGGCGAACCGGGACCTTCCCCGGCCCGATTTCGGCGAACTTCTCGCGTCGGTGGGGCTTCCGGCATCCATCCTCTACCGCGACGGCGGCACGCTCTCCGGGGGCGAGGCTCAGCGGGTGGCGATCGCCCGGGCGCTTGCCCTCCGCCCCGCCATCCTCCTCCTCGACGAACCCACCTCGGCGCTCGACCGGGCGGCTGCGGAGGTGGTGGAGGAGACGATCCGGCGCCTCAACCGCGAAGGGCAGACGATCCTCTTCGTGACGCACGACATGCGCCAGGCCCGGACGCTCGCCGGCCGGATCCTCGTCCTCGCGGACGGCCGCCTCGTGGAGGCCGCATGA